A genomic stretch from Hydrogenimonas urashimensis includes:
- the argB gene encoding acetylglutamate kinase, producing the protein MKKKMQVVQTLLDTLPFIKKFAGKTIVIKYGGAAQVKEELKEKFAQDVVLMHLVGIRPVVVHGGGPKITQLLSDLGIETSFVDGQRVTTKEAMRIAEMVLSGEVNKEIVSLLNDHGSKAIGISGKDAHFIQARAKDRSRFGYTGIIEEIHADVVQNLMNEDFIPVIAPIAASKDPGEPGFNINADLAASKIAIALKATKVIFLTDTPGVLDGQGRLIGTLGTEKIELLKQEGIISGGMVPKVDACLEAIQGGVQKAHIIDGRVEHSILLEIFTSEGIGTQIVH; encoded by the coding sequence ATGAAAAAGAAGATGCAAGTGGTTCAGACACTGCTCGACACCCTTCCGTTCATCAAGAAATTCGCCGGCAAAACCATTGTCATCAAATATGGCGGGGCCGCCCAGGTGAAGGAGGAACTCAAGGAGAAATTCGCCCAGGATGTCGTACTGATGCATCTGGTGGGTATCCGTCCTGTCGTCGTGCATGGCGGTGGGCCCAAGATAACGCAGCTTCTGTCGGATCTTGGCATCGAAACAAGTTTTGTCGACGGGCAGCGTGTCACGACGAAAGAGGCGATGCGCATCGCCGAAATGGTCCTCAGCGGGGAGGTGAACAAGGAGATCGTTTCGCTTCTGAACGACCACGGTTCCAAAGCGATCGGCATCAGCGGCAAAGATGCCCATTTTATCCAGGCACGGGCGAAAGACCGCAGCCGATTCGGCTATACGGGGATCATCGAAGAGATCCACGCCGATGTGGTGCAGAATCTGATGAACGAGGACTTCATTCCCGTCATCGCACCGATCGCCGCGAGCAAGGATCCGGGCGAACCGGGTTTCAACATCAATGCCGACCTCGCCGCAAGCAAGATCGCCATAGCGCTCAAGGCGACGAAGGTGATTTTCCTTACCGATACGCCGGGCGTGCTGGATGGCCAAGGCCGGCTGATCGGGACGCTGGGAACCGAAAAGATCGAGCTGCTCAAGCAAGAAGGGATCATCAGCGGAGGCATGGTACCCAAAGTCGACGCCTGCCTCGAAGCGATTCAAGGGGGGGTCCAGAAAGCGCATATCATCGACGGGCGTGTCGAACATTCCATTCTGTTGGAAATTTTTACCAGCGAAGGGATCGGCACGCAGATCGTTCATTGA
- the cutA gene encoding divalent-cation tolerance protein CutA, with the protein MGRQPEQAVADFRLVVVTASDTAEAERIARKIVKKRLAACVNIVPKVRSIYRWKGEVQEDRETLMLIKTDRRVLAKLKKLIRKMHSYDLPEILAFKIDGGDRDYLAWLDDALRKR; encoded by the coding sequence ATGGGTCGGCAGCCGGAGCAGGCTGTGGCTGATTTCCGGTTGGTTGTGGTGACAGCTTCCGATACAGCCGAGGCGGAGCGCATTGCACGCAAAATTGTCAAAAAGAGGCTGGCGGCGTGTGTCAACATCGTGCCGAAAGTCCGATCCATCTATCGGTGGAAAGGAGAGGTACAGGAAGATCGCGAGACACTGATGCTGATCAAAACCGACAGGCGAGTGCTTGCCAAACTCAAAAAACTGATCAGAAAGATGCACAGTTACGACCTCCCAGAAATTCTGGCATTCAAGATCGACGGAGGAGATCGCGACTATCTGGCCTGGCTGGACGATGCGCTGCGAAAGAGATAG
- the thrC gene encoding threonine synthase, which yields MTFIETRGNDGRKPSEVTFSEAILSPSASFGGLYVPKKLPELGFDFFKAHIDSHYSDLSRALFEKFDVDVDPEDLDNALARYNRFDDPSDPVPLVKVEEDAFVSELWHGPTRAFKDMALQPFGYILSRLAQKRGEHYLIMAATSGDTGPATLETFKNTPNIKVACLYPSGGTSDVQRLQMVTEEASNEKVIGIRGNFDDAQTALKNLLASESFNARLKESHTELSAANSVNFGRIIFQIIYHVSSYLRLVKEGEVSLGEPVYLIVPSGNFGNVLGGYYAKKMGLPVEKLLISSNINNILTELVTKGEYDLRGKSLIQTTSPAMDILKSSNVERVLFDKFGAERTKQLMDDLNEKGVYRLSEDELAMLREDFDATFCSDEEGKAIIAKYAKKGYIMDPHTATCFKAYGELRKKSLKTVIYSTAEWTKFSPTVSEALGHRAKRDLDALQWISEHYGVPVPKVIADLFEKPVIHDTVVDKERIEEEILKFI from the coding sequence ATGACTTTCATCGAGACACGCGGCAATGACGGCAGGAAGCCGTCGGAAGTGACTTTCAGTGAAGCGATACTGAGCCCGAGTGCCAGCTTCGGCGGACTCTACGTACCCAAAAAGCTGCCTGAGCTGGGGTTTGATTTTTTCAAAGCCCATATCGACAGCCACTACAGCGATCTGAGTCGGGCGCTTTTTGAAAAGTTCGACGTGGATGTGGACCCGGAAGATCTCGACAACGCGCTGGCACGCTACAACCGTTTCGATGACCCCTCCGACCCTGTCCCCCTTGTGAAGGTGGAAGAGGATGCCTTTGTCAGCGAACTGTGGCACGGACCGACACGCGCTTTCAAGGACATGGCCCTTCAGCCTTTCGGCTACATTCTCTCCAGACTGGCGCAAAAGCGCGGCGAACACTACCTTATCATGGCGGCGACCAGCGGGGATACGGGACCCGCGACGCTCGAAACGTTCAAAAACACCCCGAACATCAAGGTGGCATGCCTCTATCCAAGCGGGGGAACCAGCGACGTTCAGCGCCTGCAGATGGTGACGGAGGAAGCCAGCAACGAAAAGGTGATCGGCATTCGGGGAAATTTCGATGATGCCCAGACCGCTTTGAAGAATCTTCTGGCCAGCGAGAGTTTCAATGCCAGGCTCAAAGAGAGCCATACCGAACTTTCCGCCGCCAACTCGGTCAATTTCGGACGAATCATTTTTCAGATCATCTACCATGTCTCCAGCTATCTGAGGCTCGTGAAAGAGGGTGAAGTCTCGCTTGGAGAACCTGTCTATCTGATCGTACCCAGCGGGAATTTCGGCAATGTGTTGGGCGGATACTACGCGAAAAAGATGGGACTTCCGGTCGAAAAGCTTCTCATATCATCTAATATCAACAACATCCTGACAGAACTCGTCACGAAAGGGGAGTACGATCTGCGGGGAAAATCGCTCATTCAGACCACTTCACCGGCTATGGACATTCTCAAATCTTCCAATGTGGAGCGGGTCCTTTTCGACAAGTTCGGCGCGGAGCGGACAAAACAGCTGATGGACGATCTGAACGAAAAGGGCGTCTACAGACTTTCGGAAGATGAACTGGCGATGCTTCGGGAGGATTTCGACGCCACCTTCTGCAGTGACGAGGAGGGGAAGGCGATCATCGCGAAATACGCCAAAAAGGGGTACATCATGGACCCGCATACCGCCACCTGCTTCAAAGCCTACGGGGAGTTGAGAAAGAAGAGCCTCAAAACGGTGATTTACTCGACAGCCGAATGGACGAAGTTCAGCCCCACAGTCAGCGAAGCGCTGGGCCACAGGGCAAAGCGGGATCTCGATGCACTGCAGTGGATCAGCGAACATTACGGCGTACCCGTTCCCAAAGTGATCGCCGACCTTTTCGAAAAACCGGTCATCCACGACACGGTGGTCGACAAAGAGCGGATAGAGGAAGAGATCCTCAAATTCATCTGA
- a CDS encoding NAD(P)/FAD-dependent oxidoreductase: MRVAIVGGGAAGLMTALTAAEKSIHIDLYESGPKLGRKILASGNGRCNISNRRLSLEDYSGRHPAFVRYALKRFDFDAFERFCHSIALPLSIRPDGRAYPLSNEARSVHRAFTEEIRRRGVNVRIQTPVDSIEKVSGGFLIHSPAGSEGYDRVVLAAGSPAAPQLGGTDGGLHLARKLGHTVVAPYPALVGLHLAGKMHEKMSGVKSDAALRLFEDGRPGGKVNGDLLFTRYGISGFAVLDISIDASRALREGRRVDVEIDLLPDYHRQQLVSEMTHALKWIPDASIHRLIHGFLPLKVADQLLISLDLPGETPCRKINARQIRQIAFRIKAWRFEVTDTHGYKHAESAGGGVATDEVDPKTMASQKVDGLFLVGEVLDIVGKRGGYNLHFAWASGYLAGKSL; encoded by the coding sequence ATGCGTGTAGCGATTGTCGGCGGCGGTGCGGCGGGGTTGATGACCGCATTGACGGCAGCGGAAAAAAGTATTCATATAGATTTATATGAATCGGGTCCGAAATTGGGACGCAAGATCCTCGCATCCGGCAACGGCCGCTGCAACATCTCCAACCGCCGCCTCTCTTTGGAAGATTACAGCGGCCGTCATCCCGCTTTTGTCCGCTACGCCCTGAAACGATTCGATTTCGACGCTTTCGAAAGATTCTGCCACTCCATCGCCCTTCCGCTCTCGATCAGACCCGACGGCAGAGCCTATCCCTTAAGTAACGAGGCCCGTTCGGTGCATCGTGCCTTCACGGAGGAGATCCGCCGCCGCGGTGTGAATGTCAGGATTCAAACCCCCGTTGACTCGATAGAGAAGGTTTCCGGCGGTTTCCTGATCCACTCTCCGGCAGGCTCCGAGGGATACGACAGGGTGGTGTTGGCAGCCGGTTCTCCGGCCGCTCCGCAACTTGGGGGAACAGACGGCGGCCTTCATCTGGCACGAAAACTGGGACATACCGTTGTTGCTCCCTATCCGGCGCTTGTGGGCCTGCATCTGGCGGGAAAGATGCATGAGAAGATGAGCGGTGTCAAAAGCGATGCCGCTTTGAGACTTTTTGAAGATGGCCGCCCGGGCGGGAAGGTCAACGGCGACCTGCTCTTTACACGGTACGGCATCTCCGGCTTCGCGGTTCTTGATATCTCCATCGATGCGTCACGGGCTCTTCGGGAAGGCAGACGGGTCGATGTGGAGATCGACCTGCTGCCCGATTATCACCGGCAGCAGCTCGTATCGGAGATGACCCATGCCCTGAAGTGGATTCCTGATGCCTCAATCCATCGGCTGATACACGGGTTTTTGCCCCTGAAGGTAGCCGATCAGCTTCTGATATCGCTCGATTTGCCCGGGGAGACCCCCTGCCGAAAGATCAATGCCAGACAGATACGACAGATCGCCTTCCGGATCAAAGCCTGGCGGTTCGAGGTGACCGATACCCATGGGTACAAACACGCAGAGAGTGCCGGTGGCGGGGTGGCCACCGACGAGGTGGATCCCAAAACGATGGCGTCGCAAAAAGTAGACGGCCTCTTTCTGGTAGGAGAGGTGCTGGACATCGTGGGAAAACGGGGCGGCTACAACCTCCATTTCGCCTGGGCCAGTGGATATCTTGCCGGAAAATCTCTCTGA